In one Limosilactobacillus oris genomic region, the following are encoded:
- a CDS encoding sensor histidine kinase has protein sequence MIQHFRKKFILISTSALLVVIITIIGSISAVTYFQAQQEVNSVLSILSDNQGRMPARQVPSQSNFFPQQRFTRESLSQYRYFSATIPHNGDPIQVDNQHILSVSAATIRQLAQRVERRNNDHGQVLYNSNMYAYQVRRMGKCTLVVFLDESLMMSRAREIINLGVLLGVVSLVLYTIILVLFSRRAIRPIIEAEQRQKEFITNAGHELKTPLTVISANTEMQELTNGETELTTSTKEQVSRMTKLINYLVSLARLQEQPRMNIVPVDASAVVDRAVAGFKNVAASAGHRFEAAVAPAITVMADENYLYELVSILIDNANKYCDPDGTVSVQLATVKKNAVLTVTNSYAKGAQVNTKRFFERFYRENKARTLSKKAGYGIGLSMAQTIVHNFNGRISAKYAAGRISLVVSFRRVTK, from the coding sequence ATGATTCAGCATTTTCGCAAAAAATTTATCCTCATTTCAACCAGCGCGCTGCTAGTCGTAATTATCACGATTATCGGCAGCATTAGTGCTGTGACCTACTTTCAAGCGCAACAGGAGGTTAACTCTGTGTTGTCGATTCTGAGTGACAATCAGGGGCGGATGCCGGCCCGTCAGGTTCCCAGCCAGTCGAACTTCTTTCCCCAGCAGCGCTTTACACGGGAAAGCCTTTCCCAGTATCGCTACTTTAGTGCCACAATTCCGCACAACGGCGACCCGATTCAGGTCGATAACCAGCACATCCTATCGGTGTCGGCGGCTACGATTCGGCAACTGGCGCAGCGTGTAGAACGGCGGAATAATGACCATGGTCAGGTCCTGTATAACAGCAACATGTATGCTTACCAGGTTCGGCGGATGGGCAAGTGCACGCTGGTCGTCTTTTTGGATGAGAGTTTGATGATGTCCCGTGCCCGTGAAATTATCAATCTGGGAGTCTTGCTGGGTGTGGTTAGCTTGGTCCTTTATACGATTATCCTGGTCCTCTTTTCCCGGCGCGCAATTCGGCCCATCATCGAGGCAGAGCAGCGGCAAAAGGAATTTATCACCAATGCTGGCCACGAGTTGAAAACGCCGTTGACGGTGATTTCTGCCAACACCGAAATGCAGGAATTGACGAATGGGGAGACGGAACTAACGACCAGCACAAAGGAGCAGGTTAGCCGGATGACCAAGCTGATCAACTACCTGGTATCGCTCGCCCGCCTGCAGGAACAGCCGCGGATGAACATCGTCCCGGTCGACGCGAGCGCGGTGGTGGACAGGGCAGTGGCGGGCTTTAAGAACGTTGCGGCCAGTGCGGGCCACCGGTTTGAAGCGGCGGTCGCGCCCGCCATTACCGTGATGGCCGACGAAAACTACCTGTATGAGTTGGTCAGCATTCTGATTGATAACGCCAATAAGTACTGTGACCCCGATGGTACCGTTAGCGTTCAGCTCGCCACGGTCAAAAAGAACGCGGTCCTGACGGTTACCAACAGCTACGCGAAGGGCGCACAAGTAAATACGAAGCGTTTTTTTGAGCGCTTTTACCGGGAAAACAAGGCCCGGACCCTGTCGAAGAAAGCGGGGTATGGAATTGGCCTGTCAATGGCGCAGACGATCGTTCACAACTTCAATGGCCGGATCAGTGCGAAGTACGCCGCTGGTCGGATTTCCCTAGTGGTGAGCTTCCGGCGGGTAACAAAGTAA
- a CDS encoding GMP reductase, translated as METFDYDDIQLIPNKCVIKSRKEADTSIQFGPRTFKIPVVPANMESVIDEDLAVWLAQNGYYYVMHRFQPEDRLAFVQRMHDRQLFASISVGIKDAEYNFIDQLKAEQSVPEYITIDVAHGHSDFVIKMIQYIKKQLPTSFVTAGNVATPEAVRDLENAGADATKVGVGPGKACITKLKTGFGTGGWQLAAIRLCAKAARKPIIADGGIRHNGDIAKSVRFGASMVMIGSMLAGHLESPGHVITIDGKQYKQYWGSASEVQKGAYRNVEGKQMLVPFRGSIKDTLQEMQEDLQSSISYAGGRDLEAIRKVDYVIVKNSILNGDY; from the coding sequence GTGGAAACGTTCGACTATGATGATATTCAACTGATTCCGAATAAGTGTGTGATCAAGAGTAGGAAAGAGGCTGATACCAGCATTCAGTTTGGCCCGCGGACCTTTAAGATCCCGGTCGTCCCGGCAAATATGGAAAGCGTCATTGACGAAGATTTAGCAGTCTGGCTAGCGCAAAACGGCTACTACTACGTCATGCACCGTTTCCAGCCCGAGGACCGGCTGGCCTTTGTTCAGCGGATGCATGACCGGCAGCTATTTGCCTCCATTTCTGTCGGCATCAAGGATGCTGAATACAACTTCATCGATCAGCTAAAGGCCGAACAATCGGTTCCAGAATACATTACGATTGACGTTGCCCATGGTCATTCGGATTTTGTTATTAAAATGATCCAGTACATCAAAAAGCAATTGCCGACCAGCTTCGTGACTGCCGGTAACGTTGCGACTCCAGAAGCCGTGCGGGACTTAGAAAACGCTGGCGCGGATGCGACCAAGGTCGGGGTCGGCCCCGGCAAAGCTTGCATTACCAAGCTCAAGACCGGCTTCGGAACCGGGGGCTGGCAATTGGCTGCAATCCGGCTCTGCGCCAAGGCTGCCCGGAAGCCAATCATCGCGGACGGTGGAATCCGCCACAACGGGGACATCGCCAAGTCCGTCCGCTTCGGGGCCTCAATGGTCATGATTGGCTCCATGCTGGCCGGTCACCTCGAGTCTCCCGGTCACGTAATTACAATTGATGGCAAACAGTATAAGCAATACTGGGGCTCCGCTTCGGAAGTCCAGAAGGGTGCCTACCGGAACGTCGAAGGCAAACAAATGCTGGTCCCATTCCGCGGCTCCATCAAGGATACGCTCCAGGAGATGCAAGAAGACCTCCAGTCATCGATTTCCTATGCTGGTGGCCGCGACCTGGAAGCGATTCGCAAGGTCGACTACGTTATCGTCAAGAACTCCATTTTGAACGGTGATTACTAA
- a CDS encoding adenylosuccinate synthase has protein sequence MSSVVIVGSQWGDEGKGKMTDYLSQDADVVVRSQGGNNAGHTIAFDGKKFALRLVPSGIFGKDKLAVIGNGVVINPPALLKELHYLQDNGIDISGLRISSRSHVTFPYHILLDKCQEEAKGDHKVGTTKNGIGPTYMDKVSRVGIRMCDLLEKDTFETKLRRNLAEKNELFTKLYHVDPINFDDIFESYYEYGQELKKYVTDTSRIVNDALDNGQRVLFEGAQGVMLDVDQGTYPYVTASNPIAGGVCTGVGVGPNKINTVVGICKAYSTRVGAGPFPTELTDEIGDRIRETGHEYGTVTGRPRRVGWFDSVAMRHARRVSGISCLSLNLLDVLTGLKTVKICKAYKLDGKEIDYYPASLKELDRCEPVYEELPGWDEDITGVKKFEDLPVNAQNYLKRVSELSEVPLATVSVGADRIQTIIVKNPWELAE, from the coding sequence ATGTCATCAGTTGTTATTGTTGGTAGTCAATGGGGAGACGAAGGAAAGGGTAAGATGACCGATTACCTGAGTCAGGACGCGGATGTTGTTGTTCGTTCCCAGGGTGGTAACAATGCCGGGCACACGATTGCCTTCGATGGTAAGAAGTTCGCGCTGCGGCTGGTACCGTCCGGCATTTTTGGAAAGGACAAGTTAGCGGTAATTGGTAACGGTGTTGTTATCAACCCACCAGCCTTGTTGAAGGAATTGCATTACCTCCAAGACAACGGGATCGACATCTCGGGCCTGCGGATTTCCAGCCGTTCTCACGTTACCTTCCCTTACCACATCCTCTTGGACAAGTGCCAGGAAGAGGCTAAGGGTGATCACAAGGTCGGCACGACTAAGAACGGGATTGGCCCAACCTACATGGACAAGGTTTCCCGGGTTGGTATCCGGATGTGCGACCTGCTTGAAAAGGACACCTTCGAGACTAAGCTGCGTCGGAATCTAGCGGAAAAGAACGAGCTGTTTACCAAGCTCTACCACGTCGACCCAATCAACTTCGATGATATTTTTGAAAGCTACTACGAGTACGGTCAAGAACTGAAGAAGTACGTTACCGACACTTCCCGGATTGTCAACGATGCTCTTGATAATGGTCAACGGGTTCTCTTTGAAGGAGCCCAGGGGGTAATGCTGGACGTCGACCAGGGGACCTACCCATACGTAACTGCTTCAAACCCGATTGCCGGGGGTGTCTGCACTGGGGTTGGGGTTGGTCCAAACAAAATCAATACCGTTGTCGGTATCTGCAAGGCCTACTCGACCCGGGTCGGTGCTGGTCCGTTCCCAACTGAGCTGACGGATGAAATTGGTGACCGGATTCGTGAGACTGGTCATGAATACGGGACCGTTACCGGACGGCCACGGCGGGTCGGCTGGTTCGACAGCGTAGCCATGCGGCATGCTCGGCGGGTTTCCGGGATTTCCTGCCTCAGTTTAAACCTGTTGGACGTCCTGACTGGCTTGAAGACCGTCAAGATTTGCAAGGCTTACAAGCTGGACGGCAAGGAAATCGACTACTACCCAGCCAGCCTCAAGGAATTGGACCGTTGCGAACCAGTTTACGAGGAACTGCCGGGCTGGGATGAAGACATTACCGGGGTCAAGAAGTTTGAGGACCTGCCGGTGAACGCCCAGAACTACCTCAAGCGGGTCAGCGAGTTATCCGAAGTACCATTGGCAACTGTGTCCGTTGGTGCCGACCGGATCCAAACGATTATCGTTAAGAATCCGTGGGAATTAGCTGAATAA
- the pyrR gene encoding bifunctional pyr operon transcriptional regulator/uracil phosphoribosyltransferase PyrR has product MAHEIVDGSSMQRALTRITYEIIEQNKGVENLVFVGIKTRGIYLAERLAKRLNQLEKVDVPVAALDVSLYRDDRHVPDHHIEPTVNTKQLDVDITDKHVILVDDVLFTGRTVRAALDALMDMGRPKRISLAVLVDRGHRELPIRPDFVGKNIPTSSDETVHVAVEEYDGHEDITIEHN; this is encoded by the coding sequence ATGGCACATGAAATCGTTGATGGTTCAAGTATGCAGCGGGCATTGACCCGGATTACCTACGAGATTATCGAACAAAACAAGGGGGTCGAAAACCTGGTCTTTGTGGGGATCAAGACCCGGGGAATCTACCTAGCTGAGCGGCTCGCTAAACGGTTGAATCAGCTGGAAAAGGTCGACGTTCCGGTGGCGGCCCTCGACGTGTCGCTATACCGTGATGACCGTCATGTGCCAGACCACCATATCGAACCAACCGTCAACACAAAGCAGCTTGATGTTGATATTACTGACAAGCACGTGATCCTGGTCGATGATGTGCTCTTTACCGGTCGGACAGTGCGGGCGGCCTTGGATGCCTTAATGGACATGGGCCGGCCAAAGCGGATTTCGCTGGCTGTACTGGTCGACCGAGGTCACCGGGAGTTGCCAATCCGGCCGGACTTCGTGGGGAAGAACATCCCGACTTCCTCTGACGAAACGGTTCACGTGGCTGTGGAAGAATACGATGGTCATGAGGACATTACAATTGAACATAATTAA